One Micavibrio aeruginosavorus ARL-13 genomic window carries:
- the tolR gene encoding protein TolR, translating into MGASLSSGGGSRSGRRGRSYRKMSDINVTPFVDVMLVLLIVFMVTAPLLTSGVPVDLPKSEAKQIADEDNKPLEISVMKDGKIFIGETEVERDRLIPLLSSMTNNDPDRRIFIRGDQGLPYGDVMDVIGSVNKAGFRKVALISNPSK; encoded by the coding sequence ATGGGCGCATCATTATCATCAGGTGGCGGCAGCCGTTCCGGGCGTCGTGGGCGGTCCTACCGCAAAATGTCGGATATCAACGTGACACCGTTCGTCGACGTTATGTTGGTTTTGTTGATCGTATTCATGGTTACGGCCCCGTTGTTGACCTCCGGGGTTCCGGTGGATTTGCCAAAATCCGAGGCGAAACAGATCGCGGACGAAGATAATAAACCGCTGGAAATTTCCGTTATGAAAGACGGCAAAATTTTCATCGGCGAAACCGAAGTTGAACGTGACCGTTTGATCCCGTTGCTGTCATCCATGACCAACAATGACCCGGACCGCCGCATTTTCATCCGCGGGGACCAGGGGTTGCCCTATGGTGACGTGATGGACGTGATTGGGTCCGTGAACAAAGCGGGTTTCCGCAAGGTCGCGTTGATTTCCAACCCGTCTAAATAA
- the tolB gene encoding Tol-Pal system beta propeller repeat protein TolB — MTRKFYAVFALALVLVCTVLSTAAHAQTRLTVKDGKIRKIPIAITNFNPQLPQHQQIATEMPDIIRSNLGSSGLFEPVSQQSFIQTPQSIATDGVRFPEWRAINAEVLVTGSVSTSADGKTRVEFRLWDVVGQTQMAGMAYTTTPQNWRRIAHIISDEIYKRLTGEDAYFDTRIVYVAESGPANKRVKRLAIMDQDGYNNHYLTDGSYMVLTPRFSPNTQTVAYLAYYNKKPRVYIYNIDTGRQEVLGDFPGMTFSPRFSPDGSKVIMSLAENGNTEIYTMDLKSRRTQRLTNNAAIDTAPSFSPDGQQVAFESDRGGTQQLYVMSANGGEAKRISFGEGRYASPVWSPRGDLIAFTKLYKGQFYIGVMRPDGQGERIITTAYHVEGPSWSPNGRVLTFFKESPMSGGGKTARLYTIDITGYNERVLKTPSDASDPAWSPLNP; from the coding sequence ATGACCCGTAAGTTTTATGCAGTTTTTGCTTTGGCCTTGGTTCTGGTGTGTACGGTTCTGTCGACCGCTGCCCATGCACAGACTAGGTTGACGGTTAAAGATGGTAAGATTCGCAAAATTCCAATCGCGATCACCAATTTCAATCCGCAATTGCCACAACATCAGCAAATCGCAACCGAGATGCCGGATATTATCCGTAGCAACCTCGGTTCTTCTGGCCTGTTCGAGCCGGTGAGTCAGCAGTCATTCATCCAGACGCCGCAATCCATTGCGACGGACGGGGTGCGTTTCCCGGAATGGCGGGCCATTAATGCCGAGGTTCTGGTGACGGGCTCGGTCAGCACGTCGGCTGATGGCAAGACTCGCGTTGAATTCCGTCTGTGGGATGTTGTGGGGCAAACGCAAATGGCGGGTATGGCCTATACCACCACGCCGCAAAACTGGCGCCGTATTGCCCACATTATTTCGGATGAAATTTACAAACGTCTGACGGGTGAAGATGCGTATTTTGATACCCGTATCGTTTACGTGGCGGAATCCGGCCCGGCCAACAAACGTGTGAAGCGTCTGGCGATCATGGATCAGGATGGTTACAACAACCATTATCTGACCGATGGCAGCTATATGGTTCTGACTCCGCGGTTCTCCCCGAACACGCAGACCGTGGCGTATCTGGCTTATTACAACAAAAAGCCGCGCGTCTATATCTACAACATTGACACGGGCCGTCAGGAAGTTCTGGGTGATTTCCCGGGCATGACGTTCTCTCCGCGCTTCTCGCCGGATGGGTCCAAGGTCATTATGTCGTTGGCTGAAAACGGGAACACCGAGATCTATACGATGGATCTGAAATCCCGCCGTACGCAACGTCTGACTAACAATGCCGCGATTGACACAGCTCCCAGCTTCTCGCCGGATGGCCAGCAGGTTGCGTTTGAATCCGACCGTGGCGGTACACAGCAATTATATGTGATGAGCGCGAACGGTGGTGAGGCAAAGCGTATTTCCTTCGGTGAAGGCCGTTATGCCAGCCCGGTTTGGTCCCCGCGTGGTGACTTGATCGCGTTCACAAAGCTGTACAAAGGTCAGTTTTATATCGGCGTGATGCGTCCGGATGGTCAAGGTGAACGTATCATCACCACCGCCTACCACGTTGAAGGACCGAGCTGGTCCCCGAATGGCCGCGTTCTGACCTTCTTCAAGGAAAGCCCGATGAGCGGTGGTGGTAAAACGGCCCGTCTCTATACCATCGACATTACCGGTTACAACGAACGTGTGTTGAAAACGCCGAGCGATGCATCCGATCCGGCATGGTCGCCGTTGAACCCGTAA
- a CDS encoding RNA pyrophosphohydrolase: MAQDFSNLPFRPCVGIALFNDEGKVFVGERIDTPGAWQMPQGGIDAGEDIKVAFYREMVEEIGTDKADILRIMERPLRYTLPPHLLGKLWNGQYGGQEQIWVAARFTGTESDIVIHTGHNGADPEFKAWKWVSFDEILDLIVPFKRDTYREVIAAFADIANT; the protein is encoded by the coding sequence ATGGCCCAAGATTTCTCAAACCTCCCATTCCGCCCCTGTGTTGGCATCGCCCTGTTTAACGACGAAGGCAAAGTCTTTGTCGGCGAACGCATCGACACACCCGGCGCATGGCAAATGCCCCAAGGCGGCATTGATGCGGGCGAGGACATCAAGGTCGCATTTTACCGCGAAATGGTCGAAGAAATCGGCACGGACAAGGCCGACATTCTCCGCATCATGGAACGCCCATTGCGTTACACCCTGCCCCCGCATTTATTGGGCAAGTTGTGGAACGGCCAATATGGCGGCCAAGAACAGATATGGGTGGCCGCCCGGTTCACCGGCACGGAATCCGACATCGTCATCCACACCGGGCACAACGGGGCCGACCCGGAATTCAAGGCGTGGAAATGGGTGTCCTTCGATGAAATCCTCGACCTGATTGTTCCGTTCAAACGGGACACGTACCGCGAAGTGATTGCGGCGTTTGCGGATATTGCGAACACCTAA
- a CDS encoding divergent polysaccharide deacetylase family protein, with product MAFSTTATGPTGKSGFPRAFVRGMAVVILIYALVAGWAWWKDRAELAKLNATLPQQTTVIVRAEKPATLPDATTPATEAPDDHAAAAETPVVTPEPQPAEATAAAIEPPVAGTAVEYMENGMAKAPITGLFQVTPDGQLPIVREGDRLRPFDAYRRPFRPVGASGAPIISILVNDVGISETLGTSVLKDLPPEISVAITPYATAPDQWMKRAREAGHEVWLKLPVESADYPLSDPGPQTLLINAIEKQNFNKLYWALSRGTGYVGVVTGREPAFIKSLNDMRPMINDIYHRGLGFVDGDIQPTDVPRTMAVGMDAPYASTNLWIDHTLTPEAIAAALTSLERTAANNGTAIGFVNANPLTLKALAEWAPTLQKKGLVLAPLSAATRMAK from the coding sequence ATGGCGTTTTCAACCACAGCCACTGGACCCACCGGGAAATCGGGTTTTCCCCGCGCCTTCGTGCGGGGAATGGCTGTGGTCATTCTTATCTACGCATTGGTTGCTGGATGGGCATGGTGGAAGGATCGTGCCGAACTGGCCAAGCTGAACGCCACCCTGCCGCAACAAACGACGGTGATTGTACGCGCGGAAAAACCCGCAACGCTTCCGGATGCAACAACACCCGCGACCGAAGCGCCAGACGATCACGCAGCAGCAGCGGAAACCCCCGTTGTAACGCCGGAACCACAGCCCGCAGAAGCCACTGCGGCAGCTATAGAACCACCCGTTGCCGGAACCGCCGTTGAATACATGGAAAACGGCATGGCCAAGGCCCCGATCACAGGGTTGTTTCAAGTCACACCCGATGGCCAATTGCCGATCGTCCGTGAAGGCGACCGTTTACGCCCCTTCGATGCCTATCGCCGTCCATTTCGCCCTGTCGGCGCATCGGGTGCGCCGATTATTTCCATTCTGGTGAATGATGTTGGCATCTCGGAAACGCTGGGCACCTCTGTTCTCAAAGACCTTCCACCCGAAATTTCCGTCGCCATCACCCCCTACGCCACCGCGCCGGACCAATGGATGAAGCGCGCACGTGAAGCGGGGCATGAAGTCTGGCTGAAACTGCCCGTTGAAAGTGCAGATTACCCTTTAAGCGACCCGGGCCCGCAAACCTTGCTGATCAATGCGATTGAGAAGCAGAATTTCAACAAGCTCTATTGGGCATTGTCGCGCGGCACCGGCTATGTCGGCGTAGTCACGGGACGTGAACCGGCCTTTATCAAATCGCTGAACGATATGCGCCCGATGATCAACGATATTTACCATCGCGGTTTGGGTTTCGTTGATGGCGATATTCAACCGACCGATGTGCCGCGTACCATGGCTGTGGGTATGGATGCCCCCTATGCCTCCACCAACCTCTGGATCGACCATACATTGACGCCGGAGGCGATTGCCGCGGCCCTGACATCACTGGAACGTACCGCCGCCAATAACGGGACGGCGATTGGTTTTGTAAACGCCAATCCTCTGACCTTGAAGGCACTGGCCGAGTGGGCCCCGACCCTGCAGAAAAAAGGATTGGTACTGGCCCCCCTTTCCGCAGCGACGCGGATGGCAAAATAA
- a CDS encoding S41 family peptidase yields the protein MISRLSALSVAAFALFALSGPAYAQDTAPSTDAPAQTAPAATEEKPASGDDRTAGTGAPKQTAVPDSSDTYKQLNLFGDVFERVRAQYVEPKTDEELIEFAINGMLTNLDPHSDYLDEKDFGDMQVQTRGEFGGLGIEVTTDNGVVKVVSPIDDTPAFRAGVLAGDYITHLDGENIVGLSLNESVDKMRGKVGAPIELTIRREGAAEPIKLTIVRDVIKIQSVRWKVYDESLGYIRITTFNQNTETGVRTAVEEIKAKTGDKLKGYVLDLRNNPGGLLDQAISVSDLFLDKGEIVSTRGRDESNTKRDNATPGDIANGKPIVILINGGSASASEIVSGALQDHRRALVVGTKSFGKGSVQTVIPLPGHGAMRLTTARYYTPSGRSIQATGIEPDIAIEQAKLETVKGSSFGEADLRGALDNGLKKDEAESSLSADLKAEADAQKKKDDPNAKDATSEGLEDYQLARALDLVKGIMLYEQRLEGATPAANPVTETPKPDAKKE from the coding sequence ATGATCTCCCGTCTGTCTGCCTTGTCTGTTGCGGCTTTTGCGCTGTTCGCTTTGTCTGGTCCCGCATATGCGCAGGACACGGCCCCGTCCACCGACGCCCCTGCACAAACGGCACCCGCAGCAACAGAGGAAAAACCCGCAAGCGGCGATGACCGCACAGCCGGCACGGGCGCACCGAAGCAGACCGCCGTCCCGGACAGCAGTGACACATACAAACAACTGAACCTGTTCGGTGATGTGTTTGAACGCGTGCGCGCGCAATATGTTGAACCGAAAACGGACGAAGAACTGATTGAATTTGCCATTAACGGCATGTTGACTAACCTCGACCCGCATTCCGATTATCTGGATGAAAAAGATTTCGGCGACATGCAGGTTCAAACCCGCGGCGAATTTGGTGGGCTGGGCATTGAAGTCACCACCGATAACGGCGTTGTTAAGGTTGTCTCCCCGATTGATGATACGCCCGCCTTCCGTGCTGGCGTTCTGGCTGGGGATTACATCACCCATCTGGACGGCGAAAACATTGTGGGCCTCAGCCTGAATGAATCTGTCGACAAAATGCGCGGCAAGGTTGGTGCGCCGATCGAATTGACCATCCGCCGCGAAGGCGCAGCTGAACCGATTAAACTGACCATTGTGCGTGACGTGATCAAAATTCAATCCGTTCGCTGGAAAGTTTACGATGAGTCTCTGGGCTATATCCGTATCACCACTTTCAACCAGAACACCGAGACCGGTGTGCGCACCGCTGTTGAAGAAATCAAAGCCAAAACGGGTGACAAGTTGAAGGGCTACGTCCTCGACCTGCGCAACAACCCGGGTGGTTTGCTGGATCAGGCGATTTCGGTGTCTGACCTGTTCCTGGACAAGGGCGAAATCGTATCCACCCGTGGTCGCGATGAATCCAACACCAAACGCGACAACGCCACGCCGGGTGACATTGCCAATGGCAAGCCGATTGTCATCCTGATCAACGGTGGGTCCGCATCCGCATCGGAAATTGTATCCGGCGCGTTGCAGGATCACCGCCGTGCGCTGGTCGTTGGAACCAAATCCTTCGGTAAGGGTTCGGTGCAAACCGTTATCCCGCTGCCGGGTCATGGCGCCATGCGCTTGACGACGGCACGGTATTACACGCCGTCTGGCCGTTCCATTCAGGCCACCGGGATTGAACCCGACATTGCGATTGAACAGGCCAAACTGGAAACTGTAAAAGGCTCTTCCTTTGGCGAGGCTGACCTGCGCGGTGCGCTGGATAACGGGTTGAAAAAGGATGAGGCGGAATCGTCTTTGTCCGCTGACCTGAAAGCCGAAGCCGACGCCCAGAAGAAAAAGGACGACCCGAATGCCAAGGATGCCACCAGCGAAGGGCTGGAGGATTACCAGCTGGCCCGCGCGCTGGATCTGGTGAAGGGCATCATGCTGTATGAACAACGGTTGGAAGGGGCAACCCCCGCCGCTAACCCGGTCACCGAAACACCAAAACCGGATGCGAAGAAAGAGTAA
- a CDS encoding murein hydrolase activator EnvC family protein has product MIRSMTHITGTVMVLLFLSAAAPLPARGETAPMPGRKAEALDQLNARLKQEEARADAMKEKAQSAEEDLQSTRNEMSKLTAEVQAAESAMTAIETRIKKLQTEKDALTFRLEKDYGSISELILALQRIRRVPTETLIMRPGAPLETAQSAMLLQGILPAINTRVETVTADLNRLEDLRTSLEKDRKAAQDASADLKGKQTKLKTLLGKRETLYRQSQSDYKDQAEAVTRMAAEAKSLQDLMSKIQQAEKLAAAQRTAQAKASAAKPFRKNTPKDDGALPKAGDGRMPASGTILVHFGQNDNIGAKSEGLKLKTRPGAVVSAPMGGIVRFTGQFKNYGNMVIIEHQKGYHSLVAGMSRIDTVVGRRLNAGEPVGAMGTSGDAGTLYYELRHDGKPVDPSRKIPGLS; this is encoded by the coding sequence ATGATCCGCTCTATGACGCACATCACCGGGACCGTTATGGTCCTTTTATTTTTGTCTGCTGCGGCCCCCCTGCCCGCACGCGGTGAAACCGCACCCATGCCGGGACGCAAAGCCGAAGCGCTCGACCAACTCAACGCCCGTTTAAAGCAGGAAGAAGCCCGCGCGGATGCGATGAAAGAAAAAGCGCAATCCGCCGAAGAGGATTTGCAATCCACCCGCAATGAGATGAGTAAGCTGACCGCCGAAGTTCAGGCCGCCGAAAGCGCCATGACCGCAATCGAAACGCGGATCAAAAAATTGCAGACAGAAAAAGATGCGCTGACATTCCGGCTGGAAAAAGATTATGGGTCGATTTCGGAATTGATCCTGGCCCTGCAACGTATTCGCCGCGTGCCCACCGAAACCTTGATCATGCGCCCCGGCGCGCCGCTGGAAACCGCACAGAGCGCGATGTTATTGCAAGGCATCCTGCCCGCCATCAACACACGCGTTGAAACGGTCACCGCCGATCTGAACCGCCTCGAAGATTTGCGCACGTCATTGGAAAAAGACCGCAAAGCCGCACAGGATGCCTCCGCCGATTTGAAGGGCAAACAGACCAAATTGAAAACCCTGCTTGGTAAACGCGAAACCCTGTATCGCCAGAGCCAGAGCGATTACAAAGATCAGGCCGAAGCCGTCACACGCATGGCCGCCGAAGCCAAAAGCCTGCAGGATTTGATGAGCAAGATCCAGCAGGCCGAGAAGCTTGCCGCCGCACAACGAACGGCACAAGCCAAAGCCAGCGCGGCAAAGCCTTTCCGTAAAAACACCCCAAAGGATGATGGTGCTTTACCAAAGGCCGGCGACGGGCGTATGCCCGCCAGCGGCACCATTCTGGTCCATTTCGGACAAAACGATAATATCGGTGCCAAAAGCGAAGGTTTGAAATTGAAAACCCGCCCCGGTGCCGTTGTTTCAGCCCCCATGGGCGGGATTGTCCGCTTCACCGGACAATTCAAAAATTACGGTAATATGGTCATCATCGAACACCAGAAGGGTTACCACAGTCTGGTTGCAGGAATGTCCAGAATTGATACAGTGGTTGGACGCCGTTTAAATGCCGGAGAGCCTGTGGGCGCCATGGGCACATCTGGCGATGCCGGCACGCTCTATTACGAATTACGCCATGATGGCAAACCTGTTGATCCGTCCCGAAAAATTCCGGGCCTCAGCTAA
- a CDS encoding 23S rRNA (pseudouridine(1915)-N(3))-methyltransferase RlmH: MFHIDIIAVGRMKQDPFAALWGDYAKRCSWKINLIELDGKSTADEHRKISEKIGKDGYTIMLDERGKALRSLDFSRKLEGLSAEGTTKIRFIIGGADGLSDELRKSADFLLSFGVQTWPHMLVRVMLIEQIYRAQQIIAGHPYHRES; encoded by the coding sequence ATGTTCCATATCGATATCATCGCCGTCGGGCGAATGAAGCAAGATCCGTTTGCGGCCCTGTGGGGTGATTACGCAAAACGGTGTAGCTGGAAGATCAACCTGATCGAGCTGGACGGCAAATCCACCGCCGACGAACACCGTAAAATTTCCGAAAAGATTGGCAAGGATGGATACACCATCATGCTGGACGAGCGCGGCAAAGCCCTGCGCAGTCTGGATTTCTCGCGCAAGCTGGAAGGTCTGTCGGCGGAGGGAACAACCAAAATCCGCTTCATCATCGGCGGCGCGGACGGGTTGTCGGATGAACTGCGAAAATCTGCGGATTTCCTGCTTTCTTTCGGTGTTCAGACTTGGCCCCACATGCTGGTCCGCGTTATGCTGATCGAACAAATTTATCGGGCCCAGCAGATTATCGCCGGGCACCCCTATCACCGGGAATCCTGA
- the rsfS gene encoding ribosome silencing factor has product MYILTHYENGLESPESLRDLIVQSLDSDKIQDIEVIDLRNQTAIADYMIVASGTSSRHVAAACEKLRERLKGVGHNDVRMEGEKQGDWVVVDALDVIVHVFRPEVRSFYNIEKMWRSTPTPQISGVTSPLVTAR; this is encoded by the coding sequence CTGTACATTTTAACGCACTATGAAAATGGACTAGAAAGTCCGGAATCCCTGCGGGATCTGATTGTTCAATCCCTGGATAGCGACAAAATCCAGGACATCGAAGTTATCGACCTGCGTAACCAGACCGCGATCGCCGATTATATGATCGTCGCATCCGGGACTTCCTCGCGCCACGTTGCCGCGGCGTGCGAAAAGCTGCGTGAACGTCTGAAGGGTGTTGGCCACAATGACGTGCGCATGGAAGGCGAAAAGCAAGGCGACTGGGTCGTTGTTGATGCGCTGGATGTCATCGTCCACGTATTCCGCCCGGAAGTTCGCAGCTTCTACAACATCGAAAAAATGTGGCGGTCCACACCGACACCACAAATCAGCGGCGTAACAAGCCCGCTGGTCACCGCGCGCTGA
- a CDS encoding nicotinate-nucleotide adenylyltransferase, which yields MSFISEPHLLDGPRWAGMRIGLLGGSFNPPHAGHVHNARVALAALKLDYVWWMVTPQNPHKFNGDTMNYAERIAACRALTAQHPKMLVCGLEGELGLTRTIDTLDMLKTRFKRTDFVLLTGFDIVQTIHTWRHWRDIPELVATAHVARPPALDLVKRAPLRRLPVRNRTVPDSATAAPLEPRNRFYLLHTRMVDLSSTKIRNSTE from the coding sequence ATGTCCTTTATCAGTGAACCGCATTTGCTGGACGGTCCCCGCTGGGCGGGGATGCGGATTGGATTATTGGGCGGATCGTTTAATCCTCCCCATGCCGGCCATGTGCATAATGCGCGCGTGGCGCTGGCGGCCCTGAAACTGGATTATGTCTGGTGGATGGTGACACCGCAAAACCCCCACAAATTTAATGGCGACACGATGAATTACGCCGAACGCATAGCCGCTTGCCGCGCCCTGACCGCCCAGCACCCCAAAATGCTGGTGTGCGGGTTGGAGGGTGAACTGGGCCTGACCCGGACGATTGATACGCTGGATATGCTGAAAACCCGGTTTAAACGGACCGATTTTGTCCTGCTGACCGGGTTTGATATTGTGCAGACCATCCATACTTGGCGGCATTGGCGGGATATTCCGGAATTGGTCGCCACCGCCCATGTGGCCCGGCCCCCGGCGCTGGATCTGGTCAAACGGGCCCCGTTGCGCCGTTTGCCGGTACGGAACCGGACCGTGCCCGATTCTGCCACCGCCGCCCCACTGGAGCCCCGGAACCGGTTCTATTTATTACACACGCGGATGGTCGATCTATCCTCTACAAAAATACGAAATAGCACAGAATAA
- a CDS encoding F0F1 ATP synthase subunit B family protein, with protein sequence MEQLLHDTNFWVLISFTLFVVLVFKAAKTAILGKLDGRIAQIRTDIETAENLRVEAQELLAQYQRKQRDAQNEAETIIANARNHATEIRKTAEAELNEMIDRKEKQLADRLKRMEDSAKAEIRAYASELAVKATAEIIANRLDDAGNARLIDQAIKTLPSNMN encoded by the coding sequence ATGGAACAATTGTTACACGATACCAATTTCTGGGTTCTGATTTCCTTCACCCTGTTTGTGGTGCTGGTATTCAAGGCCGCGAAAACGGCAATCCTTGGCAAGCTGGACGGCCGGATTGCGCAAATCCGCACGGATATTGAAACCGCCGAAAACCTGCGCGTCGAAGCACAGGAATTGCTGGCCCAGTATCAGCGCAAGCAACGCGACGCCCAGAACGAAGCCGAAACCATCATTGCAAACGCACGCAACCATGCGACGGAAATCCGCAAAACGGCCGAAGCCGAATTGAACGAAATGATTGACCGCAAGGAAAAGCAACTGGCCGACCGTCTAAAACGGATGGAAGACAGTGCCAAGGCCGAAATTCGCGCCTATGCGTCCGAACTGGCCGTCAAAGCCACGGCTGAAATCATTGCCAACCGCCTGGATGATGCGGGCAACGCCCGCCTGATTGACCAGGCCATCAAAACCCTGCCGTCCAATATGAACTAA
- a CDS encoding F0F1 ATP synthase subunit B family protein, with translation MQRTLLEKMIWMMGTAATALACAMMFGIQTVFAATDAAHGADHGGGSGGLPQFDPSSFSSQVFWMLLTFAVLYLVFARRVLPKISSVIENRNEHVAGDRNTAQRLTDEAEAVQAAYEASLNHARAEAARISMETEAGIKANFETALAAAAEKADREIAALDARLNTGKQDAMNEMNTIAAEVAAAAAQKLVGIETNIDQAKTVVNKLAKAA, from the coding sequence ATGCAACGTACCTTGCTTGAAAAAATGATCTGGATGATGGGCACCGCCGCAACTGCCTTGGCATGCGCGATGATGTTTGGCATCCAGACCGTTTTTGCCGCAACCGATGCCGCACATGGTGCAGACCATGGCGGTGGCAGTGGCGGCCTGCCGCAGTTCGATCCCTCATCCTTCAGCAGCCAGGTTTTCTGGATGCTGTTGACCTTCGCCGTTTTGTATCTGGTCTTCGCCCGCCGGGTTCTGCCCAAGATTTCCAGCGTGATTGAAAACCGGAATGAACATGTTGCGGGTGACCGTAACACGGCCCAACGCCTGACGGACGAAGCCGAAGCCGTTCAAGCCGCCTATGAGGCCAGCCTGAACCACGCGCGCGCCGAAGCCGCCCGGATCAGCATGGAAACCGAAGCCGGTATCAAAGCCAACTTTGAAACCGCACTGGCCGCCGCTGCTGAGAAAGCAGATCGTGAAATTGCCGCCCTGGATGCCCGCCTGAACACCGGGAAGCAGGACGCGATGAACGAGATGAACACCATCGCCGCCGAAGTTGCCGCCGCCGCCGCCCAAAAACTGGTCGGGATCGAAACCAACATTGATCAGGCCAAAACGGTCGTCAACAAACTGGCAAAAGCCGCGTAA
- a CDS encoding ATP synthase subunit C family protein, which translates to MELEAAKLIAAALALMPIIGVGLGLGMIFSSYNEAVGRNPGASELLDKKFFLTFALTEALAIFALLISLIILFG; encoded by the coding sequence ATGGAACTCGAAGCCGCAAAATTGATCGCCGCTGCACTCGCTCTGATGCCGATTATCGGTGTTGGTCTGGGCTTGGGCATGATCTTCTCCTCCTACAACGAAGCTGTAGGCCGTAACCCGGGCGCTTCCGAACTGCTGGACAAGAAATTCTTCCTGACCTTCGCTCTGACCGAAGCTCTGGCGATTTTCGCACTGCTGATCTCGCTGATCATCCTGTTCGGCTAA
- a CDS encoding F0F1 ATP synthase subunit A, with protein sequence MADPLHQFVVTPIIPIEIGGVDLSFTNASLWMVIGAVVSTLFLTMSMKRKALVPSRAQAMAEMVYEFVANMVRENIGSAGRQYFPLIFTLFIVVLMGNLLGLIPYSFTYTSHLIVTGALAILVFLTVLLIGVFRHGMHFFSLFVPPGVPLWLFPLIIPIELISFLIRPVTLSVRLFANMMAGHLMLKVFAGFSVAMFAALGAKGILPGLLPMAFNTVLTAFELLVALIHAYVFAVLSCIYLKDTVDLHH encoded by the coding sequence GTGGCCGATCCGCTTCACCAGTTTGTAGTAACCCCGATTATTCCGATTGAAATCGGCGGGGTTGATCTGTCCTTTACCAACGCGTCCCTGTGGATGGTGATTGGCGCGGTCGTCTCGACTCTGTTCCTGACGATGAGCATGAAGCGCAAAGCACTGGTCCCCAGCCGGGCACAGGCTATGGCCGAAATGGTCTATGAATTCGTCGCCAACATGGTGCGCGAAAATATCGGTTCCGCTGGCCGTCAATATTTCCCGCTGATCTTCACCCTGTTCATCGTTGTGTTGATGGGCAACCTGCTGGGCCTGATCCCGTATTCGTTCACGTACACCAGCCACCTGATCGTCACGGGCGCTCTGGCCATTCTGGTGTTTCTGACTGTGCTGCTGATTGGCGTATTCCGTCATGGCATGCATTTCTTCTCCCTGTTCGTGCCGCCGGGTGTTCCGCTGTGGCTGTTCCCGCTGATCATTCCGATTGAATTGATTTCGTTCCTGATCCGTCCGGTGACATTGTCCGTTCGTTTGTTCGCAAACATGATGGCTGGTCACTTGATGTTGAAAGTGTTTGCCGGATTCAGCGTGGCGATGTTTGCCGCACTGGGTGCCAAGGGCATTCTGCCGGGCTTGCTGCCGATGGCATTTAATACCGTTCTGACCGCATTCGAACTGCTGGTGGCGTTGATCCACGCTTATGTGTTCGCGGTGCTGAGCTGTATTTATCTGAAGGATACCGTTGATCTGCACCACTAA
- a CDS encoding AtpZ/AtpI family protein, translating to MSNDNHTEPDHERLKALSDTLADMKAKEDAESARQAGIRKDADNMSNGVRAGAELVTCMAAGGLIGWGLDKWLETQPIFLIIFLLAGIFTGFWEVYRITQNAGSAVGFARLHQDEKTVRKPAEKD from the coding sequence GTGAGCAACGACAATCACACCGAACCCGACCATGAACGGCTGAAAGCCCTGTCCGACACCTTGGCCGACATGAAGGCCAAGGAGGACGCGGAATCAGCCCGCCAGGCCGGAATCCGCAAGGATGCCGATAATATGAGCAACGGTGTCCGCGCCGGGGCCGAACTGGTCACCTGCATGGCGGCCGGGGGGCTGATTGGATGGGGTTTGGATAAATGGCTGGAAACCCAGCCCATTTTCCTGATTATCTTCCTTTTGGCTGGCATTTTCACCGGTTTTTGGGAAGTTTATCGTATAACCCAGAACGCCGGGTCCGCCGTTGGATTTGCAAGGTTGCATCAGGACGAAAAAACGGTTAGAAAACCGGCGGAAAAAGACTGA